In one window of Nocardia brasiliensis DNA:
- a CDS encoding FecCD family ABC transporter permease encodes MSISLKARGPRPALRVGPVSLVLRPTMVLIVAALAAAMLLLFCLDIATGDSHIPLGRVIDVLSGGGTRAQRFIVLDSRLPRALTALVVGAALGLSGAITQSILHNPLAAPDMLGITTGASLGAVIVLVGAGGTGLAATLGAPLAALTGGLLTAAAIYLLAWGRSPTGEQGVTGLRLVLIGVGMNAVLLAGISWLITRATLQDAQLVQLWLNGSLNNADRSRLLPAAFALAVVSVVALGSARTLAALRLGAETTRSLGVRIQTQQAILIGAAVVSSSVATAAVGPVTFVALAAPQIARRLLRTPGEPLIGSALLGAILVVGADIASRSVFPADLPVGIVTAAIGGPFLLYLLMRMNRKATLS; translated from the coding sequence GTGAGTATCTCGCTCAAAGCCCGGGGCCCCCGGCCCGCACTGCGGGTCGGCCCCGTCTCGCTGGTGCTGCGCCCGACCATGGTGTTGATCGTCGCCGCCCTGGCCGCGGCGATGCTGCTGCTGTTCTGCCTGGACATCGCCACCGGCGACTCGCACATCCCGCTCGGCCGGGTGATCGACGTCCTGTCCGGCGGTGGCACCAGGGCGCAGCGGTTCATCGTGCTCGACTCGCGCCTGCCCCGGGCGCTGACCGCGCTAGTCGTCGGTGCGGCACTTGGTCTTTCGGGCGCGATCACGCAGTCGATCCTGCACAATCCGCTCGCCGCGCCGGACATGCTCGGCATCACCACCGGCGCGAGCCTCGGCGCGGTGATCGTGCTCGTCGGCGCGGGCGGCACCGGCCTCGCGGCAACCCTCGGGGCGCCGCTGGCCGCCCTGACCGGCGGGCTGCTCACGGCCGCGGCGATCTACCTGCTCGCCTGGGGGCGCAGTCCGACCGGCGAACAAGGCGTGACCGGGCTGCGACTGGTCCTGATCGGCGTCGGCATGAATGCCGTGCTGCTGGCCGGCATCAGCTGGCTGATCACCCGAGCCACCCTGCAGGACGCGCAACTGGTGCAGTTGTGGCTCAACGGATCGCTGAACAACGCCGACCGATCTCGTTTGCTCCCAGCGGCATTCGCGCTCGCCGTGGTGAGCGTCGTCGCGCTCGGCTCGGCGCGCACCCTGGCGGCGCTGCGGCTCGGCGCCGAGACCACCCGCTCGCTCGGCGTGCGCATCCAGACCCAGCAGGCGATCCTGATCGGCGCGGCGGTGGTCAGCTCCTCGGTGGCGACCGCGGCGGTCGGGCCGGTGACCTTCGTCGCGCTGGCCGCGCCGCAGATCGCGCGCCGGCTGCTGCGCACCCCCGGCGAACCGCTGATCGGATCCGCGCTCCTCGGTGCCATCCTGGTGGTCGGTGCGGATATCGCGTCACGCTCGGTGTTTCCCGCCGACCTGCCGGTCGGCATCGTCACCGCCGCGATCGGCGGTCCGTTCCTGCTCTACCTGCTCATGCGAATGAATCGGAAGGCGACGCTGTCATGA
- a CDS encoding ABC transporter ATP-binding protein, whose protein sequence is MTTDAVRGAEPTPTRLAADDVSLGYGDRVIVDGLTLDIAPGVITTVIGPNGCGKSTLLRSLGRLLRPRQGRVLLDGKAISTMKTKDVARVIGMLPQSPVAPEGLTVADLVARGRHPHQSWFRQWSVDDEAEVRTALEQTGIADLAERALDELSGGQRQRAWISMALAQGTDILLLDEPTTYLDLAHAVDVLDLVDRLHAELGRTVVMVLHDLNLAIRYSDELIVMREGRIVAQGRPADIIDVRLLREVFDLDASVLQDPVSGRPMIVPIGTRHVMGKAGGPVMSKSAAYDK, encoded by the coding sequence ATGACCACAGATGCCGTGCGGGGCGCCGAGCCGACGCCGACCCGCCTCGCCGCCGACGACGTCAGCCTCGGCTACGGCGACCGGGTGATCGTCGACGGGCTCACCCTCGACATCGCCCCCGGCGTGATCACCACCGTGATCGGCCCGAACGGCTGTGGCAAATCCACCCTGCTGCGCTCGCTCGGCCGACTGCTGCGCCCGCGCCAGGGCCGAGTGCTGTTGGACGGCAAGGCCATTTCGACGATGAAGACCAAGGATGTGGCCAGGGTGATCGGCATGCTGCCGCAGTCGCCGGTCGCGCCGGAGGGCCTGACCGTCGCCGATCTCGTCGCGCGCGGCCGTCATCCGCACCAGTCCTGGTTCCGGCAGTGGTCGGTGGACGACGAGGCCGAGGTGCGCACCGCGCTGGAGCAAACCGGCATCGCGGATCTGGCCGAGCGCGCGCTCGACGAACTGTCCGGCGGCCAGCGCCAGCGCGCGTGGATCTCGATGGCGCTCGCGCAGGGCACCGATATCCTGCTGCTCGACGAGCCGACCACCTACCTCGATCTCGCGCACGCGGTCGACGTGCTCGACCTGGTCGACCGGCTGCACGCCGAGCTCGGCCGCACGGTGGTGATGGTGCTGCACGATCTCAACCTGGCGATCCGCTACAGCGACGAGCTGATCGTCATGCGCGAGGGCCGGATCGTCGCGCAGGGCCGTCCCGCCGACATCATCGACGTGCGGTTGCTGCGTGAAGTCTTCGATCTGGATGCCTCGGTGCTGCAGGATCCGGTGTCCGGTCGGCCGATGATCGTGCCGATCGGCACCCGGCACGTGATGGGCAAAGCAGGTGGGCCCGTGATGTCCAAATCCGCCGCGTATGACAAATGA
- a CDS encoding BlaI/MecI/CopY family transcriptional regulator, protein MAGLGELEKAVMDQLWSTDEPQTVRQVHEALAARRELAYTTVMTVLQRLAKKNLVVQQRDDRAHRYAPVHTRDELVASLMVDALQQADAAGSRAAALVHFVEQVGKDEAAALREALAKLEASEDTPPPQ, encoded by the coding sequence ATGGCAGGACTTGGTGAACTCGAGAAAGCGGTCATGGACCAGTTGTGGTCAACCGACGAACCGCAAACCGTCCGGCAGGTGCACGAGGCCTTGGCCGCACGCCGCGAGCTCGCGTACACCACGGTGATGACAGTGCTACAACGCCTCGCGAAGAAGAACCTCGTGGTCCAGCAGCGCGACGACCGTGCGCACCGCTACGCGCCGGTGCACACCCGCGACGAACTCGTGGCCAGTTTGATGGTGGACGCACTGCAGCAGGCCGACGCCGCGGGCAGCCGCGCCGCGGCCCTGGTGCACTTCGTAGAACAGGTCGGCAAGGATGAGGCTGCCGCGCTGCGCGAGGCACTCGCTAAGCTCGAAGCATCCGAGGACACACCGCCACCGCAGTAG
- a CDS encoding M56 family metallopeptidase, giving the protein MNATAPVFAGLALLLAGPAPALLSRATWTYRTPRAALVLWQAIALAAVLSAFGSGLAIAAELLVPGSDGRPTTAPTREIDALGLPLWLAYVFVFMLTLLVGARLIYAIVRVGVHTRRRRARHRMLVDLLDQSGPHRRAADIRVLAATEPIAYCLPGLRQRVVISEGTLTNLDDAEITAIVSHERSHLRARHDLVLEAFTAVHEAFPRVVRSKAALGSVKLLIELLADDSAVKVTGPKPLARALVACSKSTAPQGALAAGGPTTLIRIQRLTGRIGDVRVATAAYLGSAAILVVPTMAVAVPWLVELSRLFRG; this is encoded by the coding sequence ATGAACGCAACCGCGCCGGTATTCGCCGGTCTCGCATTGCTTCTCGCGGGGCCGGCCCCGGCCCTGCTCAGCCGGGCGACCTGGACTTACCGGACGCCCCGCGCAGCACTCGTGCTCTGGCAGGCGATCGCGCTGGCCGCCGTGCTCAGCGCGTTCGGCTCCGGACTCGCCATCGCGGCCGAGCTGCTCGTGCCCGGTTCGGACGGTCGCCCGACCACGGCGCCCACCAGGGAGATCGACGCGCTCGGTCTGCCGCTGTGGCTCGCCTACGTTTTCGTGTTCATGCTCACACTGCTGGTCGGTGCGCGGCTCATCTACGCGATCGTGCGGGTCGGGGTGCACACCCGCAGGCGCCGCGCGCGCCATCGCATGCTCGTCGACCTGCTCGACCAGAGCGGCCCGCACCGGCGCGCCGCCGACATCCGGGTGCTCGCCGCCACCGAACCCATCGCCTACTGCCTGCCCGGCCTACGCCAGCGCGTGGTGATCAGCGAGGGCACGCTGACCAACCTCGACGACGCCGAGATCACCGCGATAGTCAGCCACGAGCGCTCGCACCTGCGCGCCCGCCACGACCTGGTGCTCGAGGCGTTCACCGCGGTGCACGAAGCGTTTCCGCGGGTGGTGCGCAGCAAGGCCGCGCTCGGTTCGGTGAAGCTGCTGATCGAACTGCTCGCCGACGATTCGGCGGTCAAGGTGACCGGCCCCAAGCCGCTGGCCCGCGCCCTGGTCGCCTGCTCCAAGTCGACCGCCCCGCAGGGCGCGCTGGCCGCGGGCGGACCCACCACGCTCATCCGCATCCAGCGCCTCACCGGCCGGATCGGGGACGTGCGCGTGGCCACCGCCGCATACCTGGGTTCGGCGGCCATTCTGGTCGTGCCGACCATGGCCGTCGCGGTACCTTGGCTGGTCGAATTGAGTCGGCTGTTCCGCGGCTGA
- a CDS encoding GuaB1 family IMP dehydrogenase-related protein, whose protein sequence is MQFLPGHQPPYDLTYDDIFLVPNRTDVASRFDVDLSTVDGTGTTIPIVVANMTAVAGRRMAETVARRGGIVVLPQDLPISAAADTIAFVKSRSLTADTPVTLDPERSVSEAVALMHKRAHGAVVVVDAGRPVGVVTEASCTDVDRFARLRDVAITDFAQAPVSTSPREIFELLDRAHAHLAVLTAADGTLAGVMTRTGAVRAGIYQPAVDERDQLRVAAAVGINGDVVAKAKALADAGADVLVMDTAHGHQAKMLESLSAVRDLGLGVPLVAGNVVSAQGTRDLAAAGADIIKVGVGPGAMCTTRMMTGVGRPQFSAVAECAAAAKELGVHIWADGGVRHPRDVALALAAGASNVMIGSWFAGTYESPGDLRVDRDGNAYKESFGMASKRAVAARTASDSGFDRARKALFEEGISSSRMRLDPERPGVEDLIDHICSGVRSACTYAGARSLAELHDKAVLGVQSAAGFAEGRPLPSGW, encoded by the coding sequence GTGCAGTTTCTCCCTGGCCATCAGCCGCCGTATGACCTGACCTACGACGACATCTTCCTCGTCCCCAACCGGACCGATGTCGCCTCCAGGTTCGATGTCGACCTCTCCACCGTCGACGGCACCGGCACCACCATTCCCATCGTCGTGGCCAACATGACCGCGGTCGCGGGACGTCGCATGGCCGAGACCGTCGCCCGTCGCGGCGGCATCGTCGTATTGCCGCAGGATCTGCCGATCAGCGCGGCCGCAGACACCATCGCCTTCGTCAAGAGCCGCTCGCTCACCGCCGATACGCCCGTCACCCTCGACCCGGAGCGTTCGGTCTCCGAGGCCGTCGCCCTGATGCACAAGCGTGCGCACGGCGCGGTCGTGGTGGTCGACGCGGGCCGCCCGGTCGGCGTCGTCACCGAGGCCTCGTGCACCGATGTCGACCGCTTCGCCCGACTGCGTGACGTCGCGATCACCGACTTCGCGCAGGCCCCGGTCAGCACCTCGCCGCGCGAGATCTTCGAACTGCTCGACCGCGCGCACGCGCACCTCGCGGTGCTCACCGCCGCCGACGGCACCCTGGCCGGCGTGATGACCCGCACCGGCGCCGTGCGCGCCGGCATCTACCAGCCCGCCGTCGACGAGCGCGACCAGTTGCGGGTCGCCGCCGCGGTCGGCATCAACGGCGACGTGGTCGCCAAGGCCAAGGCCCTGGCCGACGCGGGCGCCGACGTGCTGGTGATGGACACCGCACACGGCCACCAGGCCAAGATGCTCGAATCCCTCAGCGCCGTGCGCGATCTCGGCCTCGGCGTGCCGCTGGTAGCGGGCAACGTGGTCTCCGCGCAGGGCACCCGCGACCTGGCCGCCGCGGGCGCCGACATCATCAAGGTCGGTGTCGGACCCGGCGCCATGTGCACCACCAGGATGATGACCGGCGTCGGCCGCCCGCAGTTCTCCGCAGTCGCCGAATGTGCCGCCGCCGCAAAGGAACTCGGCGTGCACATCTGGGCCGACGGCGGCGTGCGGCACCCCCGCGACGTCGCGCTCGCGCTGGCCGCGGGCGCGTCCAACGTGATGATCGGCTCCTGGTTCGCCGGCACCTACGAATCCCCCGGCGACCTGCGCGTCGACCGCGACGGCAATGCCTACAAGGAAAGCTTCGGCATGGCCTCCAAGCGTGCCGTCGCGGCCCGCACCGCCTCCGACAGCGGCTTCGACCGGGCCCGCAAAGCCCTGTTCGAGGAAGGCATTTCGAGCTCGCGCATGCGGCTGGACCCCGAGCGCCCCGGCGTCGAGGACCTCATCGACCACATCTGCTCCGGCGTGCGCAGCGCCTGCACCTACGCGGGTGCGCGCAGCCTCGCCGAGCTGCACGACAAGGCGGTGCTCGGCGTGCAGTCGGCCGCCGGCTTCGCCGAGGGACGGCCGCTGCCCAGCGGTTGGTGA
- a CDS encoding hemolysin family protein — MTVAFTVLSLLGFIALTAGTALFVAAEFSLTALERSTVEAHAREGDVRARMVRQAHRTLSFQLSGAQLGITITTLITGYIAEPVLARLLDPVFTGLGLSDGAAAGVSLALALVLATSLSMIYGELVPKNIAISKPLATARVTAAPMVAFSVVFKWLIHFLNNTANWVVRRFGVEPAEELRSARSPQELGSLVRTSALRGALDSRTAQVIDRSLQFGARSAEELMTPRVKIESLDKLDTIADLIEAAGRTGYSRFPVIDGDLDNTLGVVHIKQAFTHPAGVRRTIPLQMLAHPVPIVPASLDGDEVLERIRADGMQVALVVDEYGGTAGIVTMEDIIEEILGDVRDEHDEEELDVRRVSDGWDCSGLLRIDEVSRATGYDAPEGEYETLGGLVLTRLGRIPEPGDEVLLPNPRSQQWSSEDSPASGGWIARVERMDGRRIDRVRLIPVAPDELALRRFQHQEPNPDESGTAADREQEHSHG, encoded by the coding sequence ATGACCGTCGCATTCACCGTGCTCAGCTTGCTCGGCTTCATCGCGCTCACCGCAGGCACCGCGCTGTTCGTGGCCGCCGAATTCTCCCTCACCGCCCTGGAACGCAGCACCGTCGAGGCGCACGCGCGCGAGGGTGACGTCCGGGCCAGGATGGTTCGCCAGGCGCATCGCACCCTGTCGTTCCAGTTGTCCGGCGCCCAGCTCGGCATCACGATCACCACGCTGATCACCGGCTATATCGCCGAGCCCGTGCTCGCGCGACTGCTCGATCCGGTGTTCACCGGCCTCGGGCTCAGCGACGGCGCCGCCGCCGGTGTCTCGCTCGCGCTCGCGCTGGTGCTGGCCACCTCGCTGTCGATGATCTACGGCGAGCTGGTGCCCAAGAACATCGCCATCTCCAAACCGCTGGCCACCGCGCGCGTCACCGCCGCGCCCATGGTCGCGTTCTCCGTGGTGTTCAAGTGGCTGATCCATTTCCTCAACAACACCGCCAACTGGGTGGTGCGCCGCTTCGGCGTCGAACCCGCCGAAGAATTGCGTTCCGCGCGTTCCCCGCAGGAGCTCGGCTCGCTGGTGCGCACCTCCGCGCTGCGCGGCGCGCTGGATTCGCGCACGGCACAGGTCATCGACCGGTCGCTGCAGTTCGGTGCGCGCAGCGCCGAGGAACTGATGACGCCGCGGGTGAAGATCGAGTCGCTGGACAAGCTCGACACCATCGCCGACCTGATCGAGGCCGCGGGCCGCACCGGCTATTCGCGTTTCCCGGTGATCGACGGCGACCTCGACAACACCCTCGGCGTGGTGCACATCAAGCAGGCGTTCACCCATCCCGCGGGCGTGCGCCGCACCATCCCCCTGCAGATGCTCGCCCATCCGGTGCCGATCGTGCCCGCGAGCCTGGACGGCGACGAGGTGCTCGAGCGGATCCGGGCCGACGGCATGCAGGTCGCGCTGGTCGTCGACGAATACGGCGGCACCGCGGGCATCGTCACCATGGAGGACATCATCGAGGAGATCCTCGGTGACGTGCGCGACGAGCACGACGAGGAAGAGCTCGACGTGCGCCGCGTCTCCGACGGCTGGGACTGCTCGGGCCTGCTGCGCATCGACGAGGTGTCCAGGGCCACCGGCTACGACGCGCCGGAGGGCGAATACGAGACGCTCGGCGGCCTGGTGCTCACCCGCCTCGGCCGCATCCCGGAACCGGGCGACGAGGTGCTGCTGCCGAATCCCCGTTCCCAGCAATGGTCTTCAGAGGATTCCCCGGCCTCCGGCGGCTGGATCGCCCGGGTAGAACGGATGGACGGCCGCCGCATCGACCGGGTCCGGTTGATCCCGGTCGCCCCGGACGAACTCGCGCTGCGGCGCTTCCAGCACCAGGAGCCGAACCCGGACGAGTCCGGCACGGCGGCCGATCGCGAACAGGAGCACAGTCATGGGTGA
- a CDS encoding hemolysin family protein: protein MGDLFGVALTVVLLAGNAFFVAAEFALISARRDRLEALAAQGKRNADTVIRAGENLSMMLAAAQLGITICSILLGRVGEPAVAHLLQGPFEFLGLPEQLLHPVAFAVALAIVVILHILFGEMIPKNIALAGPERSALLLVPVHLLWLRLARPLIAFYNLAANLTLRMVRIEPKDELDATVSSVELAEMIGESRSEGLLDEEEHRRLTQALGTSDRVVADVMVALDTTRTVPLRGNGTTLGDIESAVAETGFSRYPVQAGDGSLVGYLHVKDVLDKVADETAGPETPIPRTDIRPLPTVSMHTPLYEALARLRRTNSHLGRVVDTRGNTTGIVALEDLVEEFVGTVRDGTHRIIE from the coding sequence ATGGGTGACCTGTTCGGTGTGGCCCTCACCGTGGTGCTGCTGGCAGGCAACGCCTTCTTCGTCGCGGCCGAGTTCGCGCTGATCTCGGCGCGCCGGGACCGGCTGGAGGCACTGGCCGCGCAGGGAAAGCGCAACGCCGACACCGTGATTCGCGCGGGCGAGAACCTGTCGATGATGCTCGCCGCCGCCCAGCTCGGCATCACCATCTGCTCGATCCTGCTCGGCCGGGTGGGCGAACCCGCGGTGGCGCATCTGTTGCAGGGACCGTTCGAGTTCCTCGGCTTGCCCGAACAGCTGCTGCACCCGGTGGCATTCGCCGTCGCGCTCGCCATCGTGGTGATCCTGCACATCCTGTTCGGCGAGATGATCCCGAAGAACATCGCCCTGGCGGGCCCGGAACGCAGTGCGCTGCTGCTGGTTCCGGTGCACCTGCTGTGGTTGCGGCTGGCGCGTCCGCTCATCGCGTTCTACAACCTCGCCGCGAACCTGACGCTGCGCATGGTCCGGATCGAGCCCAAGGACGAACTCGACGCCACCGTCTCCTCGGTCGAGCTGGCCGAGATGATCGGCGAATCCCGTTCCGAGGGACTGCTCGACGAGGAGGAGCACCGCAGGCTCACCCAGGCGCTCGGCACCAGCGACCGCGTCGTCGCCGACGTGATGGTCGCGCTCGACACCACTCGCACGGTGCCGTTGCGCGGCAACGGAACCACGCTCGGCGACATCGAATCCGCCGTCGCCGAAACCGGATTCTCCCGCTATCCGGTACAGGCAGGCGACGGTTCGCTGGTCGGCTATCTGCACGTCAAGGACGTGCTGGACAAGGTCGCCGACGAGACGGCGGGCCCGGAAACGCCCATCCCCCGCACCGACATCCGACCGCTGCCGACCGTCAGCATGCACACGCCGCTGTACGAGGCGCTGGCCCGGTTGCGGCGCACCAACAGCCACCTCGGTCGCGTCGTGGACACCCGCGGCAATACCACGGGCATCGTGGCGCTGGAGGACCTGGTGGAGGAGTTCGTCGGCACCGTCCGCGACGGGACGCACCGGATCATCGAATGA
- a CDS encoding 3-methyladenine DNA glycosylase has product MSAATTTVLTEPQWRAEAATHLDRLDALVGPYLERRAAGSTHPVIDFLFTYYGHKPAQLRRWHPGFGVALTGASEYDGARGYHRVDGVYTADPAYLTRRRDTLEFIAKLLRATAARPTQLSCFGLHEWAMVYRTDDIRHQQVPLRLGRSGTDAVVESMSLRCTHYDAFRFFTPEAIGRNAEPLTRADQVLREQPGCLHANMDLYKWSFKLAPLVSSRLMLDCFELACAARELDMRASPYDLSDYGYTPVRIETAAGRAEYVRTQSALAERSGELRGILLTACERLLSQESRLTSD; this is encoded by the coding sequence ATGAGCGCGGCCACCACCACGGTGCTCACCGAGCCGCAGTGGCGGGCGGAGGCCGCCACGCACCTCGACCGGCTCGACGCGCTCGTCGGCCCGTATCTCGAACGGCGCGCCGCCGGTTCGACGCATCCGGTGATCGACTTCCTGTTCACCTACTACGGGCACAAACCCGCGCAGTTGCGCCGCTGGCATCCCGGCTTCGGCGTCGCGCTCACAGGCGCCAGTGAATACGACGGCGCGCGCGGCTATCACCGGGTCGACGGGGTGTACACCGCCGACCCCGCGTACCTCACGCGCCGTCGCGACACCCTCGAGTTCATCGCGAAGTTGTTGCGCGCCACCGCGGCTCGCCCCACTCAGCTGTCCTGCTTCGGGCTGCACGAGTGGGCGATGGTCTACCGCACCGACGACATCCGCCACCAGCAGGTGCCGCTGCGCCTCGGCCGCTCCGGCACCGACGCGGTGGTCGAATCGATGTCGCTGCGCTGCACCCACTATGACGCGTTCCGCTTCTTCACCCCCGAGGCGATCGGCCGCAACGCCGAACCGCTCACCCGCGCCGACCAGGTGCTGCGCGAACAGCCTGGCTGCCTGCACGCGAACATGGACCTCTACAAGTGGAGTTTCAAGCTCGCCCCGCTGGTCTCGTCCCGGCTGATGCTGGACTGCTTCGAACTGGCCTGCGCCGCGCGCGAACTCGACATGCGAGCCAGCCCCTACGATCTGTCCGACTACGGGTACACGCCGGTGCGCATCGAGACGGCGGCCGGACGCGCGGAATATGTCAGAACGCAGTCGGCACTGGCCGAACGCTCCGGCGAGTTGCGCGGGATTCTGCTGACGGCGTGCGAGCGGCTGCTGAGCCAGGAATCGCGGCTGACCAGCGACTGA
- a CDS encoding LVIVD repeat-containing protein, translating into MRSLARLRDTKPMVLVMVGLAAALMVPSSASADLQSDIQNAVQEFLDVGRTAVPRAECGPGAAPENGMQGDVTAADRDSGRSTQGYRCNMSFVGGFAGRGAGITSTSFEHCAYMGSFFPGDLISEGRGVQVLDVSDPANPRPTGTLTEPAMLAGTWESLKVNTARKLLVGTGVPVGTGVGYLSVYDISDCAHPRLLNPGPGTNMLMPLPITTHEGGFSPDGNTYWASGIAPGFVSAVDLTDPANPRVIWQGLTGIEAHGFGISADGNRMYLSALGGFTVLDISAVQRRDPNPQVHHIGRVFWTDGWATQHSVPVTYDGKPYLYTVDEGGSGGVKLIDISDDTAPKVAAKIKLEINLPQNQDANIGSSMGGSAFAYESHYCAADRRDNPTALACGWISSGIRVFDIRDPRAIREIAYYNPPARTGQNLSLWNSPHALASIIGVPLMNTPSAARAVLEGQFNPLDALTPRTGKLAFGDVSTDWCFSPPEWRGSQLYVACSDNGFMVLQLDNDVYSPPADQESIVGS; encoded by the coding sequence ATGCGCTCACTGGCACGCCTGCGCGACACGAAGCCGATGGTCCTGGTCATGGTCGGCCTCGCGGCCGCGCTCATGGTGCCGAGCAGTGCTTCGGCCGACCTACAGTCCGATATCCAGAACGCCGTGCAGGAGTTCCTCGACGTCGGCCGCACCGCCGTACCACGCGCCGAGTGCGGACCGGGCGCCGCGCCGGAGAACGGCATGCAGGGCGATGTCACCGCCGCCGACCGAGACAGTGGACGCAGCACCCAGGGCTATCGCTGCAACATGTCCTTCGTCGGCGGCTTCGCCGGGCGCGGCGCAGGCATTACCTCGACCAGCTTCGAGCACTGCGCCTACATGGGCTCCTTCTTCCCCGGCGACCTGATCAGCGAGGGTCGCGGCGTCCAGGTGCTCGACGTCTCCGATCCGGCGAACCCCCGCCCCACCGGCACGCTGACCGAACCCGCCATGCTGGCGGGCACTTGGGAGAGCCTGAAGGTCAACACCGCACGAAAGCTGCTGGTGGGCACCGGCGTTCCGGTCGGCACCGGCGTCGGCTACCTCTCGGTCTACGACATCTCCGACTGCGCGCACCCACGCCTGCTCAACCCGGGCCCCGGCACGAACATGCTGATGCCGCTGCCCATCACGACCCACGAGGGCGGCTTCTCCCCCGACGGCAACACCTACTGGGCCTCCGGCATCGCCCCCGGCTTCGTCAGCGCGGTCGACCTGACCGATCCGGCGAACCCGCGGGTCATCTGGCAGGGACTCACCGGCATCGAGGCGCACGGCTTCGGGATCAGCGCCGATGGCAATCGGATGTACCTGTCCGCGCTCGGCGGCTTCACCGTGCTCGACATCAGCGCCGTGCAACGCCGCGACCCGAACCCGCAGGTACACCACATCGGGCGGGTGTTCTGGACCGACGGCTGGGCCACCCAGCACAGCGTCCCGGTGACCTATGACGGCAAGCCCTATCTCTACACCGTCGACGAGGGCGGTTCCGGCGGTGTGAAACTCATCGATATCTCCGACGACACCGCACCCAAGGTCGCCGCGAAGATCAAGCTGGAGATCAACCTGCCGCAAAACCAAGATGCCAATATCGGTTCGTCCATGGGCGGTTCGGCCTTCGCCTACGAATCGCACTACTGCGCCGCCGACCGCAGGGACAATCCGACCGCGCTCGCCTGCGGCTGGATCTCCTCTGGTATCCGCGTTTTCGATATCCGCGACCCGCGCGCCATCCGCGAGATCGCCTACTACAACCCGCCCGCCCGCACCGGACAGAACCTCAGCCTCTGGAACTCGCCGCACGCGCTGGCCTCGATCATCGGTGTGCCGCTGATGAATACGCCGAGCGCGGCACGCGCCGTGCTGGAAGGGCAGTTCAATCCGCTCGACGCGCTGACCCCGCGCACCGGCAAGCTGGCCTTCGGCGACGTGTCCACCGACTGGTGCTTCTCACCGCCGGAATGGCGTGGCTCGCAACTCTATGTCGCTTGCTCCGACAACGGATTCATGGTGTTGCAACTCGACAACGACGTGTATTCGCCGCCGGCGGACCAAGAATCGATCGTCGGGTCCTAG
- a CDS encoding DUF305 domain-containing protein, producing MPRWIRTAALVSAVFALLVLGAALRPLALPEKHTATPILSSVEIGFSQDMTAHHQQALLMVQRLDPGVDLTVLRLAQQLDSTQRLELGTMLGWLRLANAAPLSPRPMAWMPADESAPHQHSMPVAQAEPKAPPGTVMPGMATTAELDALAAARGRDAEILFLQLMYRHHRGGIAMAQAADQLIAAGPVKETARSMIHAQAQETGLMGMLLTERGAAPLP from the coding sequence ATGCCGCGTTGGATCCGCACTGCCGCCCTCGTCTCGGCCGTCTTCGCCCTGCTCGTGCTCGGCGCCGCCTTGCGTCCCCTGGCGCTGCCCGAGAAGCACACGGCGACACCGATTCTCAGCTCCGTGGAGATCGGCTTCAGCCAGGACATGACCGCCCACCACCAGCAGGCGCTGCTCATGGTGCAACGCCTCGACCCCGGCGTCGATCTCACGGTGCTGCGCCTGGCCCAGCAGCTCGACAGCACCCAGCGCCTCGAGCTCGGCACCATGCTCGGCTGGCTGCGGCTGGCGAACGCCGCGCCGCTGTCGCCACGGCCAATGGCGTGGATGCCTGCGGACGAGTCCGCGCCGCACCAGCATTCGATGCCGGTCGCGCAGGCCGAGCCGAAGGCGCCGCCCGGCACCGTCATGCCGGGCATGGCAACGACCGCAGAGCTCGACGCCCTCGCCGCCGCCCGCGGCCGTGACGCCGAAATCCTGTTCCTGCAATTGATGTATCGCCACCACCGCGGCGGTATCGCGATGGCGCAGGCGGCCGACCAGCTGATCGCCGCGGGCCCGGTGAAGGAAACCGCGCGATCGATGATCCATGCGCAAGCCCAGGAGACCGGGCTGATGGGGATGCTGCTCACTGAGCGTGGCGCAGCTCCCCTGCCCTGA